In one window of Rhizobium sp. EC-SD404 DNA:
- a CDS encoding transposase, giving the protein MERRRRWTREEKKRLIAASFEPSETTSEVARSAGIHSSQLFR; this is encoded by the coding sequence TTGGAGCGTCGGCGACGCTGGACGCGGGAGGAGAAGAAACGTCTCATCGCGGCATCGTTCGAGCCCAGCGAGACGACGTCGGAGGTGGCTCGTTCGGCGGGCATTCATTCCAGCCAGCTCTTCCGCTGA